DNA sequence from the Geothermobacter hydrogeniphilus genome:
TCGGGAGGGGACCATTTTACGCCCGACAACATCGGTGACCGGCACAACCACCCTTTTGCCAAAGTCCAGAGCCTGCCGAATCACATCTCCGGTAGCGACCTCATTACGGAAACTGATAAAAAACTTTACCGTCTCCGCCCGACAGAATTCGGGCATCTGCAACAGGCGTTCACAGACCGCCCTGCTGCGGGCGGCGACCTCGTGCGAATTCAACTCCATGCGCTCCCGCAGAACATTCTTGCGCAATTGCTTTTTCATAGAACCCATTCTGGAAACTATCCCGAATCCGTCTTCCATTCAACCCTGACCTGCGGCCCCAACTCTTCAGGTTTTTCGCCAGACGGTACGGATGGATTGAGGTCAGCCGGGATAGATGCGCGGAACGCGTGCAGTGAGTGTTGATACGATTTCATAATTGATGGTGTCAAGCAACGCTGCCAGTTCACCGACCGGAAGTTCCGCCGCCCCCTGACGACCGAAAACAACCACCTCATCTCCACACCTGACGCCGGGAACCGCACCGACATCAAGTACCGACTGATCCATACAGATCCGCCCGACCACCGGGACCCTGACGCCCTTTACCAGCATATTGACACGGGAGGAGAGCAGGCGGTTGAGACCGTCAGCATAACCGACACTGACGGTGGCAAGACGCGTGGATTGCATGGTTCGGTAACTTGAACCGTAGCTGACCGGAAAACCGGCCGGGACTTCCTTGATCTGGGAGATCCGTGTCTTGAACTGCATGGCGGGACGTAAATCGATGTCGGGCCGCCCCCGATCACTGGTGGGGGAGAGTCCGTAAAGCATGATTCCTGCCCGAACCAGATCGAGATGGGCATCAGGCAGGTCGAGGATGGCGGCACTGTTGGCGGCATGCCGCAGCGGAAAATGCAGACCATCTCGGGAAAGCATTTCCAGTAATTCCATAAACAACCGGAACTGCCAGTGGGCAAAAGTCTTGTCGCTGGCATCCGCGGAGGCGAAGTGGGTGTAGATACCCTCGAGTTCCAGGCCGGGCATCGCCGCCACGGCAAGGATCTCCCGCTGTATCCGGCGCTCCGGCCTGTCATCGAGAGCCAATGGGTCCCGATTAAAACCAAGCCTGCCCATGCCGGTGTCGACCTTGAGGTGTACCGACAGGGCACGACCCGCCTGCAGGGCGGCCGCAGAGAGAGTTTCAGCCATTGTCCGGGAAAAGATGGTGAAGGTCAGATCGTAGCCGATAAGGCGCTGGAGTTGGCCAGCGGGGACGCCACCAAACACCAGAATCGGAGCATCGATACCGGCCTCTCGCAGCGACAGCGCCTCATCCCCCCTGGCGACCGCCAGCCGGGTCGCCCCATGCTCGAGAGCCGTACGTGCCACTTGCAGCGCACCATGACCATAGCCGTCAGCCTTGACCACGGCCATGATTTCGGTTTGTGGGGCGACCAGGCGCCGGATTTCGCCGAGATTGTGGGCAATAGCCTGCAGATCGATTTCAGCCCAGACGGAATGTGCTTCCATGGCGCGGATCCTCTCAGACAGGAGCAGCCCGGAGCGGGAGAGAGGGTCCGCTCCGGGCTGCATGCAGCCACCTTGCGGGGAGGACCGCAGGGAGACAAAAGATGTTGTTGCCAAAGGATTACAGGTCGCCGTCAACCCTGACCCGCTCTGGCTCCCCTTCGCCACTGAAGTAGTTGCGAGTCTCCTTGATGATAACCGGCGAGAGCATAATCAGCGCTATCAGGTTGGGGAAGGCCATCAGGCCGTTGAAACAATCGGACAGGGCCCAGACCAGGTCCAGTTTGAGAAAGGCACCGACCGCGACAAATACCACCCAGAGAACGCGGTAGGGCTTGATCGCCATCTCGCCAAAGAGATACTCAATCGCCTTCTCACCATAGTAGGACCAGCCGATGATTGTTGAGTAGGCAAACAGGATCAGACCGATCGTGACCACCAGGCCGCCAAAACTGCCGAGGGCGGTATTGGAGTAAGCCGCGCTGGTCAACTCTGCACCGTTTTTACCACTGTCCCAGACCCCGGAGATGAGAATCACCAGGCCGGTCATGGTGCAGACAACCAGGGTATCGATGAATGTCTGGGTCATGGAAACCAACGCCTGGGTGACCGGATGCTTGGTCTTGGCGGCGGCAGCGGCAATCGGGGCACTGCCGAGACCGGACTCGTTGGAGAAGATGCCACGGGCGACCCCCATGCGGATGGCCAGCATGACGCCGGCGCCGGCAAATCCGCCGGAGGCGGCAGTCGCGGAGAAAGCCTTTTCGAATACCAGCGCCAGGGCGCCGGGAATCAGATCCATGTGCAGAATCAGGATGGCGATGGAACCGAGCATGTAGAAAACGATCATCAGCGGCACCAGTACGCCGGTGACCCGGCCGATACTTTTGATACCACCGATAAGCACGGCACCGGTGGCGATGGCGAGAATGATGCCGGTAATCGGACCCGGGATATGAAAGGTCGCTTCCACCGAGGCGGCGACCGAATTCGACTGAACCATGTTGCCGATGCCGAAGGCGGCAACCGCTGCGAACAGAGCGAAGGCACTGGCCAGCCATTTCCAACCAAGGCCATGCTCGATGTAATACATGGGGCCCCCGCACATGTTGCCCAACTCATCCTTGACCCGGTATTTGACCGCCAGTACCGCCTCGGCGTACTTGGTGGCCATGCCGACCAGTCCGGTCACCCACATCCAGAACAAAGCCCCGGGACCACCGATGGCGATGGCGGTGGCGACCCCGGCGATGTTGCCGGTTCCGACCGTTGCCGAGAGGGCGGTCATCAGTGCCTGAAAGTGAGAGATATCCCCCGGGCCGGCATCCTCTTCCTTCCGTTTAATCAGGCCGAGATAGAGGGAATGACCCAACTTGCTGAACTGAATGCCGCGCAGAGCGATGGTCAGGTAAAGACCGGTGCCGACCAGCAGGATAATCAGCGGCAGGCCCCAGACCCAGCCATCGATGAAATTGATAAAATTAATAACGCCTTCCATGCTCCACTCCTTTTGATGGTTTGCTTATCCGCAATGAAAATCGACTGACAGTCATCCTCAGCTTCAGGCGCAGGCCCGAGCAACGTCAGTGGAAATCAGCTCTTCGACGGGAAGGCAGTCAATCCCGAATGCTTCGGCGACCCCCTGGTAGACTACCTGACCGGCGACAATGTTGAGTCCTGCCCTGATGCCGTCATTGTCCCGGGCGGCCTGGTGCCAACCCTTGTCGGCAATTTCCACTGCGTAGGGAAGAGTGGCGTTGGTCAAGGCCACGGTGGACGTCAGAGGAACAGCGCCGGGCATGTTGGCAACGCAGTAGTGCAGCACTCCGTCAACCACAAAGGTCGGCTCGGTATGCGTGGTGGGCCGTGAGGTCTCAAAGCAGCCGCCCTGGTCGATGGCGACATCAACCAGAACCGCGCCCCGCTTCATGGTCGCCAGCATCTCCCGGGTGATCAGCTTCGGAGCCTTGGCTCCATGGACCAGCACCGCCCCGATCACAACATCCGCTTCCCGGGCGAGTTCGCGAATGACCGCCGGTGAAGACATCATTGGAAAGCAGTTTTTGGGCATCACTTCAGACAGGTGACGCAGGCGCTCAAGACTGGTATCGAGCAGGTAAACCTTGGCCCCGAGGCCACAGGCCATCTGCGCGGCATGGGTGCCGACCACACCACCGCCGATGACCAGCACCGTTGCCGGCTGCACTCCGGGAACACCACCGAGCAGAATGCCGCGGCCGCCCTGGGCACGCTCTACATACTTGGCCGCCTGCTGAGCAGCCATCCGCCCGGCAACCTCACTCATCGGCGTCAACAGCGGCAGACTGTTGTCCTTGCCGACAATGGTTTCATATGCGACCGCCACCGCTCCGGTTTCCATAAACGCCCGGGTCAACTGCTCCGAGGCGGCGAAGTGAAAATAGGTGAAAACGATCTGTCCGGTGCGAATCAGCGGGTACTCCGAGGGCTGCGGCTCCTTGACATGCATGACCATGTCGGCACGGGCATAAATCTCTTCGGCACTGGCAACAATCTCGGCGCCGGCATCCAGATAGGCATCATTACCGAAGCCGCTGCCGACCCCGGCGTCGGTCTCAACCAGCACCTCATGACCACGCCCCCGCATCACTTCGACACCGGCCGGGGTCATGCAGACCCGGTTTTCCTCAATCTTGATTTCTTTCAGAATTCCTACGATCATTTCCGCAACCTTTCTTTTCATCTCGTGAATGATTTAGCTGCCACCAGGCACTGTCACGCTAACGGTGTTTTATTCAGTCGGCGGAAAGAGCAAGGGGCTTGCCAAAGAGGTTGCGATGAATGGCTGAGGGTTCTGCGGCAAGGAGTAAAAAGGGAGACAAACCAGCGACATCACCTGAAAAGAACGTGGTTTTGGTGATTGAAAAAAAAGAAATTATTTTTTCCAATATCCCCAAACAGGCGGATCCGGAGCAGTGCAAAGCCGAGGGGCAACACAGCAACAGCGGCAGGAATGGCACGAAAACTTTCCACCAAGGAGAACGTATTTTTCCAACACTCCGGAATCACAAGGAAAACACCCGCCTGGAACGATCTGCTTCCAGCGGTTCGATTTCGTTCCACCGACCTCAGCGACGACCGTTGCCAGCACTTCTGCAACACTTAGAGGCGGTACTTCTTAAGTTTGTTGAGCAGGGTGGTATGGGAGATGCCCAGCAGCCTTGCAGCCTGCCGCTTGCTGCGGGTCTGCTGCAGGGTACGGGTCAGAATCTGTTGTTCGTAACGACTGACCAGGGTCGCCAGCGATCTCTCTTCCGGGCTGCCCGGCAACGACCGGGCGACATCCCCGGCAGGTCGATTAAAGTCGGCACCGAGAAAAATGGAGTCGGCCTCAATGGTCTCAGTGGGACTGAGGATCGCAGCCCGTTCGATCACATTTCTCAATTCACGGACATTACCGGGCCAGGAGTAGCTACAGAGCTTTTCCATGGCCTGCAGCGAGAGGTTGCGCAGGTTGCGACCGAGACGCGCATTGAGGTGAAAGAGGAAGGAATCGACCAGGGGGCGGATATCTTCCCGCCTCTCCCGCAACGGCGGGATATGGATAGGGAAGACACAGATCCGGTAGTAGAGATCTTCACGGAAGTTTTTTTCCTCCACCATCCGGCCGAGATCTCTGTTGGTGGCGGTAATAATGCGGACGTTGATCGGCAGTTCGCCGCTGCCGCCGACCCGGCGAACCTTTTTTTCCTGCAGGACGCGCAGCATTTTGGCCTGCAGCGACAGAGGCATCTCGGCAATTTCGTCGAGAAAGAGAGTGCCGTCTTTTGCGTTCTCAAACAGCCCCGCCTTCCCTTCCCGAAGCGCCCCCGAAAAAGCTCCGCCAACATATCCGAACAGCTCACTCTCCAGCAGCGCCTCCGGCAGGGCGGCACAATTGAGAGCGACAAAAGGCCCCCGACGACCGCTCTCGGTGTGAATGGCATTGGCAAAAAGCTCCTTGCCGGTACCGCTTTCACCGTGGATTGAAACCACCGCATCGGTATCGGCAATCTTCTGCGCAAACAGAATGGCCTTCATCAGCGCCGGACTTTCCCCGATCATATCACTGAAGCTGAACTCGGATGGCAGCGCCACCGCATTGGAGAGCTCCTTGACCTCCTGCATCTCCTTCATGATTTCTATGGCCCCGACAATGCGCTGCGAGGCATTGTAAATCGGCTTGCCGGTGGCCAGGTAGCGAAACCGGCCATGGTCGGCAATCAGGTTGCGCTTGCGATTGCTGAAGCTTTTCCCCTGCAGACATTCCAGCAGACTCTGATCCGCCAGATTCAATTCGCGAATCGTCTTGCCGGTGGCCGCTCGGGCGTCGCAACCGAGGATATTTTCGGCCACCTTATTGATAATCACCACCTTGCCCTGATCATCGACCCCCAGAATGCCGTTATTGATATTGTTCAACACCACCTGCAGCTGTTTTTCCCGCTTTTCCTGCGGCAGGGTCTGAATGCTGGATTTCTCCCTCAGCCCGGAAATGGTCTGCAGCTCTCGATTGAAGAGTTCCCAGTCAATGGACCGGGCGGTTTCCGCCTCAAGGTAGACGGTGGTGTGACGACCCTCCACCTCGACCTCCATGGAAACTATATTGACTGACTGCCGGGTCATGAGCGAAGCAATATCGGCAACAATTCCGACCCGATCGATGAAATTCAACTTTAACTTGACGCTTGTCGACATGACGCGACTCCTGTTTTGCAGCCAGGTGGCCGGCAAAAAAGGGGAGCATGCAGTCTCCCCGGGCCATTGTCAATGACCGGACCCCGACGCGAACTGTTTTTCACTATAATAACCCGGACATCATGGTCCCTGAAAAACCGCAGCCACCGATTCTGAAAAACGGAGGCAATACCGCTGCCAAGGCCTTGACGCCCTGTCGGCCGCTGATTTCCCACCTGCGGACCCGCTGCTGGCACACCCTTTGCTGTCTTGAACCATCAGCAAGCAACCCGGCCGCCTGCCGTCAGCAAACGTACACCCGATAATTTCATTAACCACCGGGAGCGGTTTTGATTTACCCTCGGACCGTACAGCTCGACTGAAAACAGCTCCCGTACCGAAAACCATGACCCGCAGACGATGAACCAACAGCTGATAATCCGCCACCTCGGTCTCCAGCCCTACCTGCCGGTCTGGCAACGCATGCAGTCCTTCACCAACGAACGAGAGGCCCCGACCTGCGACGAGATCTGGCTGCTGGAACACCCACCGGTTTTTACCCTGGGGCGGGCCGGCAAAACCGAGCATCTTCTCGCCCCCGGCACGATTCCCGTCGTCTCAGTCGACCGCGGCGGGCTGGTGACCTACCATGGCCCCGGCCAGCTGGTGGCCTACCTGATGATCGACCTGAAACGGCGGCGACTGACGGTCCGCACCCTGGTGACGGCCATCGAAAAGGCGCTCATCGCCTTGCTGGCCGACTATGGCGTGGCTGCCGACACCCGCCCCGGTGCCCCGGGGGTCTATGTCGGCACAGCCAAGATTGCCTCACTGGGACTGCGGATTCAACACGGCTGCAGCTTTCATGGTCTGGCGCTGAATCTCGACATGGACCTGGAACCCTTTGCCCGCATCAATCCCTGTGGCTACCAGGGGCTGCAGATGACCCAGCTCAAAGAACTGGTCGGCCCCGTCAAACAGTCGGAGGTCGCGGCGCGACTGGCTGAACAGCTCAGTAGAAAACTGGGGTACAACACTATCAGCAGTCGGCGGAACTGGGATTGATGAGCCACCGGGTCAGATCCCGCCGCGGCAATTCAATCACCGGGAGAGTACGACTCAAGACGTCGCCGCCAGGAGACAGAAAGCTTAGTCCATGAAGTCCAATCTCAAACTACAGCTCATCTTTACCGACCGGGTCGGAATCGCCGCCGATGTCGCCTCCCTGCTTTCCCGGCAGGGGGTCAACATCGCCTTCTTCGAGATGGATGTGCGCGCCGACCAGGCCATCATCTACCTCGACGCCGAGGGGTCACAGGACACCGACTGGGAATTTTTTCTCGACCAACTGCGAACCCTTGCCGACCTGAAGGAGGTGTCCACCATTGAAACTCTTCCCCAGGAAGAACGGGCCAAACGGCTGCAGGTGGCCCTCGACAGCATTGGCGACGGCATTCTCGGCATTGACAGCCAGGGAAATGTCGCCATCATCAACCGGGTGGCCAAACATATCCTCGGCTGTGACGGCCGCGAAGTGACCGGCACCAACATCAGAGAGCTGGATCAGGCCGATCAGCGCCTGGAAAAATGCCTGACGGGTGAATCCTTCACCAACGTCAAAAAAAACCTGATTGCCCCCGGGGGACGCTTTCAGTTTCTCGCCACCGGCAAACCGATCCGGGATGCCGCCGGGCGCATTGTCGGCGCGGTGGAAATAATGAAAGACATGGAAGAGTTGAAAGAACTCTCCACCGTCGTCGCGCCCTCCGGACAGTTCAGCTTCAGCGACATGATCGGGCGCAGTCCGGCCCTCACCGAGGCCATCACCTTCGCGCAGAAAATTGCCCGCACCGATGCGGTGGTGTCCATCTATGGTGAAAGCGGCACCGGCAAAGAACTCTTCGCCAGCGCCATTCATACCGAGAGCGGCCGCAACGGTCCCTTTGTGCCCATCAACTGCGCGGCACTGCCGGAGAACCTGCTCGAAAGCGAACTGTTCGGCTATGTCGGCGGAGCCTTTTCCGGAGCCCAGAAAGATGGCAAAGCCGGGCTCTTCGAAGTGGCCGGAAAAGGCACCCTGTTTCTCGACGAAATTGCCGAGATGCCCCTGCCGCTGCAGGCCAAGATGCTGCGCGTCCTGCAGGAGAAAAAGGTCCGTCGCATCGGCGGCAGCAAGGAGATTCCGGTCAACGCCCGCATCATCACCGCCACCAACAAAAATCTGGCGGAGATGGTGGAAAAAAAACTCTTCCGCGAAGACCTTTACTATCGCATCTGCGTCTTTCCGATCTACGCCCCGCCACTGCGGGAACGACAGGAAGATATCTCGCTTCTGGTCGAGCATTTCCTCTTCCACCTCAACTCGCGCCTGGAGAAGAACTGGCAGTCCCTGGCGCCTGAGGCGATGGAGAAACTGCTCCGCTATCCCTGGCCGGGCAATATCCGAGAGCTGAAAAACGTCATTGAAAGGGCCGCCATTCTGAGCGACTCCCCACGCATCGAAAGCGAATATATCCTGCTGGGGAAGGAGGTCGGGCGGGCGATTCAGGGCACCCCGGAAATCGATACCGGAGAATTGGCAACCACGCCCTTGCCGACCCTGATCGAGCGCTGGGAGAAACACTATATTTCCGCCGCCCTGAAACAGACCCGCAGCAAGCGTCAGGCAGCCCGTTTCCTCGGCATCACCCACACGGCCCTGATCAACCGACTGAAGAAATACGGCCCCGATCTGGATTGATATCGTTCCATTGGATCAATTTCGTTCCACTGGTCTGAATTCAACAAGAGTTTCAATAAGTTAAACCATTAACATGAAATAAGTGGAATGATATCGTTCCACCTGCAGCACCATCTCTCCCCGCCCCCGAAGCCAACTCCGCCCCTCCGCAACGTCCGGTGGAAAAAAATATCTCCTCCCCGGCGGTGTTGCAAAGTTGTTTCTTTTTCAGGCTTTAACGCTGTTTTATTTCTCCCGGACAATCCCTCACGGCTACGACTGAACGATATCCCCCCCGGCTTGGCAAAGGCCTTGCTCAAAGAGGCGCAGAACAGCAGCAAAGCAACGCCGAACCGCCACTGATATCGGTTCGAATGAATCAACAGGAGCAGAATGGTGCATGAGCAGAAATTTGATCTGATTGTTGTTGGCGGCGGCCCCGGCGGCTACGTCGCCGCCATCCGCGGCTCCCAACTGGGACTCAAAACCGCCCTTGTCGAAGCTGAGCATCTGGGCGGTATCTGCCTGAACTGGGGCTGCATCCCGACCAAGGCGCTGCTGCGTTCCGCCGAAGCCTTCCGGACCCTGAAAAACGCCCGCCGTTATGGTTTGAAAGCAGCTGATATCAGCGTCGACCTGAACGAAGTGGTCAAACGCTCACGCCGTATCGCCAGTCGGCTGCAGAAGGGCGTCGGTTTCCTGCTGAAAAAAAACGCCGTCACTCTCATCGAGGGAACCGGAACCATTGCTGCTCCCGGCCTGTTGCAGGTGGAAAAAGAGGGGCAGAGTCGCGAACTTCGCGGCCGTCACATCATCCTCGCCACCGGGGCCCGTCCGTTGCAACCGGGCGGGCTTGAGTCCGACGGCCAACAGGTCTGGACCTACAAAGAAGCCATGACCCCGGACCAGATTCCGCAGCGCCTGCTGGTGATCGGCGCCGGTGCCATCGGCCTTGAATTCGCCAGCTTTTACAATGACCTCGGCACCGAGGTCACCGTGGTTGAAGCCTTGTCACAGATTCTGCCGGCCGGCGACACGGAGATTTCAACCCTGCTGACCAGGGAACTGCAGCGCAAGGGAATCGCCATCCGCACCGACTGCCGTGTCCAGACCATCGACCGGCAACCCGATGCTGTCACGGTCGGCATCAACAGCCAAGGAGAAACTGAACAGTTCAGCTTCGACCGGGTCCTGCTGGCCATCGGCGTGGTTGGCAATGTTGAAAACCTGGGGCTTGAAAACACCAAGGTGCAGGTTGAAAGAGGTGTCATCAGGGTCAACCAGTGGTTGCAGACCGACGAACCGGGAATCTACGCCATCGGCGATGTCACCGGCGCTCCCTGCCTGGCTCACAAGGCCAGTCACGAGGGGGTCATCTGTGTCGAGAAGATCGCCGGAGTCAAAACCGTCCGTCCGCTGAAGAGAGAGCAGATCCCTTACTGCACCTACAGTCACCCCCAAGTCGCCAACGTCGGGCTGACCGAAGCCCAGGCCAGGGAACGCGGGCCTGTCCGGGTCGGCAAATTCCCTTTTACCGCCAACGGCAAGGCCATTGCTCTCGGCGAAACCGAGGGACTGATCAAAACCGTCTTCGATGCCGACAGCGGCAGACTGCTGGGTGCCCACATGATCGGCGCCGAGGTTACGGAAATGCTCCAGGGTTTCGGCATCGCCCTCAACCTCGAAGCCGGCGAGCAGGAATTGAGCCACACCATTTTCGCTCACCCGACCCTTTCCGAGATGATGCACGAATCAGTGCTCGCGGCTTTTGAAAAAGCGATTCACATCTGAGAACCACCCCTTACCAAGAGAGGAACCATGTTGAAAACAACTCCCCTGAACAAAATTCACCGGCAACTGGGCGCCCGTATGGTCGATTTCGGCGGCTGGGACATGCCGGTACAGTATTCCGGTGTCATAGCCGAACATCTTGCCGTCCGCACTGCTGCCGGCCTGTTCGATGTCTCCCACATGGGAGAAATCGAAGTACGAGGTGCCGACGCCCTCGCCTACATCCAGCAACTGACCACCAACGATGCCTCGAAACTGAGCGATGGTCAGGTTCAATACTCGGCCATGTGCTACAAAAACGGCGGCGTGGTCGATGACCTGACCCTCTACCGTTTTGCCGCCGACCATTACCTGTTCTGCGTCAACGCCTCCAACATCGAAAAAGACTTCGCATGGATGCAGGAGGTGCTGAACAACGGGGAATACACCGATGTCAGCCTGACCAACCGCAGCGATTCTTTTGCCCAGCTGGCGCTGCAGGGTCCGCGCGCCGACGCTATTCTGGCCAAGCTCACCGATACCGATCTCGAAGCCATTGAATACTACCGTTTTGCCGAAGGCGAGGTGGCGGGCGCCGCCACCATTATCTCCCGCACCGGCTACACCGGAGAGGCCGGCTTTGAACTCTATTTCGCCCCCGAACAGGCCGAAACCATCTGGCAGGCCCTGATGGAAGCAGGGGCTCCCGAGGGGCTGCTACCCATCGGCCTCGGTGCCCGCGACACCCTGCGACTGGAGAAGAAATACGCCCTCTACGGCCATGAACTCTCGTCCCAGATCACCCCCCTTGAGGGCGGAATCGCCTGGATTACCAAGCTCGACAAACCCTCCTTCATCGGCAAGGAACCGCTCTGCCAGATGAAAAATGCCGGTGTTCCCCGACGACTGGTCGGCCTGCGCATGACCGAGCCGGGCGTACCGCGGGAACACTACCCGGTCTTTATCGGCGACCAGGAGGTCGGCATCGTCACCAGCGGCACCATGTCTCCGTCACTGCGGGTCGGGATTGCCCTGGCGCTTATCTCCACCGGGCACCATAGCATCGGCACCGAGGTGAGCATCGGCATCCGCAATCGCCAGGTGGCCGCCGAAATCGTCAAAACCCCCTTTGTCTGAAAAACAACTTCAATCGCCTCCGACGACCGAAAACCACAGCAACCTTTTCAAGGAGAACAGACCATGGACATCCGCAACGAACTGAAATATTCCAAAGATCATGAATGGGTACGAATCGAAGACGGCATCGCCACCGTCGGCATCAGTGATTTCGCCCAGCAGGCTCTCGGTGATGTGGTTTTCGTCGAACTGCCGGAAATCGGCACCACCCTGAGCACCGGACAGACCTTCGGTGTGGTGGAATCGGTGAAAGCGGTCTCCGATATCTACGCCCCGGTAGCGGGTGAGGTGGTGAGCATCAACGAAGAACTTCCGGACACCCCTGACCAGATCAACAGCTCCCCCTACGAAGATGGCTGGCTGGTAAAAATCAAACTTGCCGACAGTCCCGCAGACGGCGAACTGATGGATGCCGAAGCCTATCGCGCCTGCATCGCCGAACAATAACGGTCGAAGGGAGAAGGGAGGAATCGATGCGGCACTATCACCGGCTACCACTCGCAGAAAAAGGCCAAAACATCGCCCGCTTTCTGCATCAGCGACACGCCCTGCTTCCCTTCTCCTGTCCCGAGGAAGCCCCCCTCGCCTTCGAGGTCCGCCGTTCGGTCATTCTGGATCATGGTTGCGCGGAGCGCAGTCAACACGGCGCCGCCCTGAACCCGGAAGAGTATATCCGCTGGTGCGAAGAATGGCACCGCCATCCCGGGTTCGACTGGGCTC
Encoded proteins:
- the alr gene encoding alanine racemase translates to MEAHSVWAEIDLQAIAHNLGEIRRLVAPQTEIMAVVKADGYGHGALQVARTALEHGATRLAVARGDEALSLREAGIDAPILVFGGVPAGQLQRLIGYDLTFTIFSRTMAETLSAAALQAGRALSVHLKVDTGMGRLGFNRDPLALDDRPERRIQREILAVAAMPGLELEGIYTHFASADASDKTFAHWQFRLFMELLEMLSRDGLHFPLRHAANSAAILDLPDAHLDLVRAGIMLYGLSPTSDRGRPDIDLRPAMQFKTRISQIKEVPAGFPVSYGSSYRTMQSTRLATVSVGYADGLNRLLSSRVNMLVKGVRVPVVGRICMDQSVLDVGAVPGVRCGDEVVVFGRQGAAELPVGELAALLDTINYEIVSTLTARVPRIYPG
- a CDS encoding alanine/glycine:cation symporter family protein; its protein translation is MEGVINFINFIDGWVWGLPLIILLVGTGLYLTIALRGIQFSKLGHSLYLGLIKRKEEDAGPGDISHFQALMTALSATVGTGNIAGVATAIAIGGPGALFWMWVTGLVGMATKYAEAVLAVKYRVKDELGNMCGGPMYYIEHGLGWKWLASAFALFAAVAAFGIGNMVQSNSVAASVEATFHIPGPITGIILAIATGAVLIGGIKSIGRVTGVLVPLMIVFYMLGSIAILILHMDLIPGALALVFEKAFSATAASGGFAGAGVMLAIRMGVARGIFSNESGLGSAPIAAAAAKTKHPVTQALVSMTQTFIDTLVVCTMTGLVILISGVWDSGKNGAELTSAAYSNTALGSFGGLVVTIGLILFAYSTIIGWSYYGEKAIEYLFGEMAIKPYRVLWVVFVAVGAFLKLDLVWALSDCFNGLMAFPNLIALIMLSPVIIKETRNYFSGEGEPERVRVDGDL
- the ald gene encoding alanine dehydrogenase; translated protein: MIVGILKEIKIEENRVCMTPAGVEVMRGRGHEVLVETDAGVGSGFGNDAYLDAGAEIVASAEEIYARADMVMHVKEPQPSEYPLIRTGQIVFTYFHFAASEQLTRAFMETGAVAVAYETIVGKDNSLPLLTPMSEVAGRMAAQQAAKYVERAQGGRGILLGGVPGVQPATVLVIGGGVVGTHAAQMACGLGAKVYLLDTSLERLRHLSEVMPKNCFPMMSSPAVIRELAREADVVIGAVLVHGAKAPKLITREMLATMKRGAVLVDVAIDQGGCFETSRPTTHTEPTFVVDGVLHYCVANMPGAVPLTSTVALTNATLPYAVEIADKGWHQAARDNDGIRAGLNIVAGQVVYQGVAEAFGIDCLPVEELISTDVARACA
- a CDS encoding sigma-54 interaction domain-containing protein, which gives rise to MSTSVKLKLNFIDRVGIVADIASLMTRQSVNIVSMEVEVEGRHTTVYLEAETARSIDWELFNRELQTISGLREKSSIQTLPQEKREKQLQVVLNNINNGILGVDDQGKVVIINKVAENILGCDARAATGKTIRELNLADQSLLECLQGKSFSNRKRNLIADHGRFRYLATGKPIYNASQRIVGAIEIMKEMQEVKELSNAVALPSEFSFSDMIGESPALMKAILFAQKIADTDAVVSIHGESGTGKELFANAIHTESGRRGPFVALNCAALPEALLESELFGYVGGAFSGALREGKAGLFENAKDGTLFLDEIAEMPLSLQAKMLRVLQEKKVRRVGGSGELPINVRIITATNRDLGRMVEEKNFREDLYYRICVFPIHIPPLRERREDIRPLVDSFLFHLNARLGRNLRNLSLQAMEKLCSYSWPGNVRELRNVIERAAILSPTETIEADSIFLGADFNRPAGDVARSLPGSPEERSLATLVSRYEQQILTRTLQQTRSKRQAARLLGISHTTLLNKLKKYRL
- the lipB gene encoding lipoyl(octanoyl) transferase LipB, translating into MNQQLIIRHLGLQPYLPVWQRMQSFTNEREAPTCDEIWLLEHPPVFTLGRAGKTEHLLAPGTIPVVSVDRGGLVTYHGPGQLVAYLMIDLKRRRLTVRTLVTAIEKALIALLADYGVAADTRPGAPGVYVGTAKIASLGLRIQHGCSFHGLALNLDMDLEPFARINPCGYQGLQMTQLKELVGPVKQSEVAARLAEQLSRKLGYNTISSRRNWD
- a CDS encoding sigma 54-interacting transcriptional regulator, which encodes MKSNLKLQLIFTDRVGIAADVASLLSRQGVNIAFFEMDVRADQAIIYLDAEGSQDTDWEFFLDQLRTLADLKEVSTIETLPQEERAKRLQVALDSIGDGILGIDSQGNVAIINRVAKHILGCDGREVTGTNIRELDQADQRLEKCLTGESFTNVKKNLIAPGGRFQFLATGKPIRDAAGRIVGAVEIMKDMEELKELSTVVAPSGQFSFSDMIGRSPALTEAITFAQKIARTDAVVSIYGESGTGKELFASAIHTESGRNGPFVPINCAALPENLLESELFGYVGGAFSGAQKDGKAGLFEVAGKGTLFLDEIAEMPLPLQAKMLRVLQEKKVRRIGGSKEIPVNARIITATNKNLAEMVEKKLFREDLYYRICVFPIYAPPLRERQEDISLLVEHFLFHLNSRLEKNWQSLAPEAMEKLLRYPWPGNIRELKNVIERAAILSDSPRIESEYILLGKEVGRAIQGTPEIDTGELATTPLPTLIERWEKHYISAALKQTRSKRQAARFLGITHTALINRLKKYGPDLD
- the lpdA gene encoding dihydrolipoyl dehydrogenase codes for the protein MHEQKFDLIVVGGGPGGYVAAIRGSQLGLKTALVEAEHLGGICLNWGCIPTKALLRSAEAFRTLKNARRYGLKAADISVDLNEVVKRSRRIASRLQKGVGFLLKKNAVTLIEGTGTIAAPGLLQVEKEGQSRELRGRHIILATGARPLQPGGLESDGQQVWTYKEAMTPDQIPQRLLVIGAGAIGLEFASFYNDLGTEVTVVEALSQILPAGDTEISTLLTRELQRKGIAIRTDCRVQTIDRQPDAVTVGINSQGETEQFSFDRVLLAIGVVGNVENLGLENTKVQVERGVIRVNQWLQTDEPGIYAIGDVTGAPCLAHKASHEGVICVEKIAGVKTVRPLKREQIPYCTYSHPQVANVGLTEAQARERGPVRVGKFPFTANGKAIALGETEGLIKTVFDADSGRLLGAHMIGAEVTEMLQGFGIALNLEAGEQELSHTIFAHPTLSEMMHESVLAAFEKAIHI